Sequence from the Pontibacter pudoricolor genome:
ACACAACACCATGGGTGGCTATGATATCTTTGCTTCTAAATACGACTCAGTTGCAAGAAGATGGGCAAAACCAGTTAACATGGGGGCACCGGTAAACACACCGGATGATGATACTTATTACAGACTTAGCCCGGATGGCAGCTACGCTTACCTGTCGTCTTACAGAATTGGCGGTTACGGCGAGAAAGACATTTATACTATAAACTATATCCGCAACGTACGTGTGCAGGGCCAGGTATTCTCTAAAGTTGACAGCCTGGCAATACCGGGTGTAGAACTGATCTTTAATGGCCAGTCAGCTGACAAGCGTCCGATCTCTTACCGTGATGTGACACGCCCTGACTCAGGTTACTACCAGGTAGATATTCTGTCTGGCCGTAATTTCCAGATACAGGTATCTAAAGATGGCAAGCAGATTACTACGGAAGAGCTGGAAGTGCCTATGTCGCTGAACGATACAACAACTATAGTTCGTAACTTCTACATCGATTACGTTGACACGACTGCTACCCGTGCGGGCGTACTGGCTGTTAAACCGATTTACTTCGATACAGATGAGTATAACCTGCGTCCGGAGTCTGTGAGTGAACTGGATAGAGTTGTAGCCTACTTGAAAGCAAATCCACTGGTTAACATGAGCATCGAAGGCCATTGCGACTCACGTGCAAGCGACGAGTATAACATGACACTAGGTGAGAACCGTGCGGTTGCAGCTTACGAGTATCTGAAGAGCAAAGGCATTTCTGAAAGACGCCTGGTAACAGTAAGCTACGGCGAACGCAGACCTGCAGTACCAAACACATCTGCTGAAAACATGCAGCTGAACAGAAGAACTGAGTTCAGAGTGCTGGAGAGAGCTGATCAGCCAGCAAAACAATAACTATAGTTTCGGGTTATAAAAGACCTGAACAAACTATAACAGGACAGGCCGGGTATTTGCCCGGCCTGTTTTTTTTAATAAACCGTGTATTATAATTCTAGGTGGCGTATTTTTGCCTGTATACTTTTAATTGCAACTATGGCAGTAGTACCTTATAAAGACCAGAACGGTGACAAGAAATCGCAGGTGGCAACTATGTTTAACAACATTGCCGGCAAATACGATTTCCTGAACCACTTCCTGAGTGCTGGCATCGATATTATCTGGCGTAAGAAAGCAGTAAGCCTGCTGGCCCCGATCAAACCCAAACAAGTACTGGATATTGCTACCGGAACCGCCGATTTCGCGATAGAGACATTGCGCCTGAACCCTGATAAAATTACCGGTGTGGATATATCGGAAGGGATGCTGGCCGTGGGGCGTGAGAAACTGGCTAAAAAAGGGCTGACCAGCAAAATAGAGTTACTTTATGGCGATTCGGAAAATCTGCCTTTCGGGGATAACTCCTTTGATGCAATTACCGTAGCCTTTGGGGTGCGCAACTTCGAGAACCTGGAGAAAGGGCTGGCAGAGATGTACCGTGTATTGAAACCGGGCGGTATGGCTGTGGTGCTGGAGTTTTCGAATCCGCGCAGCTTCCCGATGAAACAATTGTACCATTTTTACTCCCGGAATATACTACCGATGATAGGTAAGTTCGTTTCAAAGGATAATGCTGCATACACGTACCTGCCCGAATCAGTGCAGGCTTTCCCGGACGGGCAGGCATTTCTTAACATCTATGAAAAGGTTGGTTTTAAATCTACAAAATGGCATTCACTCACATTTGGCATAAGCTCCATTTACACCGGACGAAAATAGCATTGTTTACTTTACTGGCATTGCTGTTAAGTGCTCCGGCACTGCAGGCCCAGAAAAAGTTAAACACACTTAACAAACCTGACTATGATCAGAAGTTAATACACTATGGGTTTTACCTGGCGGCGCCACTTACCCGCTATAATATAGACCACTCGCAGGAGTACGCTGATCAACTGGCAGCTGACCCATCCGGCGGCGAGGGCACTACCAATGTAAATGCCAAATTCAGCCCAGGGTTTTACACAGGGCTGGTGCTTAATGTGCGTATTGCCGATAACCTGGATGCGCGTTTTGTGCCTGGGGTGGGGTTTTACAGCCGTAAGATCGAGTTTACGAACATGCCCCAGGAGACCGGTGAAATTCAGACAGTGGATAAAGTGATCAGCTCAACGATGGTAGAGCTGCCTGTGCTGCTGAAGTTTAAAGCCAAGCGCCGTACCAATGCCCGTATGTACCTGGTGGGGGCATTAAGCCCGGCATAGACCTGGGCAGTGGCAAAAGCGACGAAAACCCGGACCAGGGCCTGGCTGTAGAGAAATTTGACCTGGCCCTTGAATATGGATTCGGGGTAGATATGTTTTATCCGTTCTTTAAGTTTGCGCCGGAAATTCGTTTTTCGCATGGGTTAATAAACCAGCACAAGCTTACGCAAAGCCAGTATAGCCACCTGCTTCAAAAGCAGACAAACCATAATATTTCACTCATCCTTTTCTTTGAATAAGACCGATGTTTAAGATAGCACTTGTAACCGGAGCAACTTCCGGAATAGGCCGCGCTACAGCTATTGCGCTGGCAAAACAGGGATACCAGCTGATAGTTACAGGCCGCCGCAAAGAACGCCTCGAAGAACTGCAGCAGGAGCTGGAAGGCGTAACGACTGTGTTGCCTTTGCTGTTTGATGTGCGGAACAAAGAAGCAGTGCAGTTTGCTATTGCATCGTTGCCGGAAGAATGGCAGCAGATTGATGTGCTGGTTAATAATGCCGGCAACGCCCACGGTCTGTCTCCGATACAGGAAGGTTCGCTGGAGGACTGGGACGCCATGCTGGACATTAACGTGAAAGGCCTGCTGTATGTGAGCCATGCGGTAATTCCGTTTATGCAGAAGCAGGGCCGCGGACATATAATCAATATAGGGTCTATTGCCGGTAAAGAGGTGTATGCCAATGGTAACGTTTACTGTGCCTCTAAATTTGCCGTGGATGCGCTTTCAAAAGCGATGCGCATCGATCTTATAACTACAGGTATCAAAGTATCTGAAGTGAACCCGGGCCTGGTAGAGACTGAGTTTTCGGAAGTGAGATTTAAGGGCGATAAGGAGCGTGCCGCAGGTGTTTACCAGGGATATCAGCCACTTAAGGCAGAAGACATCGCTGACCTGATCGCTTTTATAGTTAGCCGTCCGGTCCACGTAAACCTGGCTGAGGTAATGATACTTCCGGCTGCCCAGGCATCTGCTACAGTTGTAAATAAAAATTTATAGTTCAGTCCTGATCCAGACTAAAATAGCTTAGAAGCGTATAAAATAAGATGTTCAGGCATTAAGCCGACTTAAATTTTTACGTACTTTAATAATACAAGCTATGAAAGACCAGGAAAGAAATCAGGGACAGGAAGGTAATCAGAAATCTGATAAGAATCAGCAAACAAACAAAACCCAACAGGGAGGAAGCCAGCAGCCGCAGGGCAGTCAGCAACAAGGCGGACAGCAGCAAGGCAGCCAGGGCCAGAACAGAGGCCAGCAGCAGGGCTCTCAGAACCAGCCACAGGGTAGCCAGCAATCAGGAGGCATGCAGGGTCAGAGCAGCGGCCAGCAACCTCAGGGTAGCCAGCGTTCTAGTATGAGCGGCCAGCAAGGCGGCCAGGGTTCAGGCATGAGCGGTCAGCAGCAAGGTGGCCAAAGCTCAGGTATGAGTGGTCAGCAGCGAAGCGGCCAAGGCCAGAATCAGAACGATCCGAATCAGGCTAACCGCCAGGGCGCTACCAGCACCGGCATGAAAGGCAGTGATGCTACATCGAGCCAGCAGCAGGGCCAGGGCGCACAAAATGCGAAGGACCATAACAACCGTAGCGGCAGCGATAGTGGCCAGGATACAAACAAGAAAGATCGTTAAACTAACATAGCTCAAACAATAAAATAAGCGGGCAGCATCTGAAAAGGTGCTGCCCGCTTTGTATTTATAAACAGTAGGCTGACTGATTATATACGAATTATGGTGTAAGGCTGCTTTTATGTTGAGACGCAATATTTTTCGTCTGCAAAGGTTGCTCAGATAGTAATGGCTGCAACATTAGTAAAGAGCTTTTCAACCTGTAACGCTAATAAAATCGGCCTGTAGCAGGAGACGCAAAATATTGCGTCTCCTGCAAAACTTAAACCTATTTATACCGCCAGTTTGAGCGCAGCGGTAACTGGTAGTAGAGCATAGTAAGCAGATTTGTAACCGACGTATTCCAGAACTATAGTTTAGCCAGTTACAAACTGGCTCCATGTACAGTTGCAGATTGCGCTAACGCTAAACTTGCGCCATGTGCTGCACTGTGTGCCGATAATCCGGAGCCTGAAACATCTCTTTTCTGAAGAAGGTATGAAACCGCCCTGCTATAGTTTACCGGGCTTAATCGAGGTAGAAATGAAGCAGGAAGCCTGCACCTGCAAAATCCTTGGCGCGCATGTTATCGTTATGCTTTACGTGAGCCCTGTCCCCGGATTTATAGTTGTTGCCATATGTGCTGTCGGTTATGAAGATGCGGCTGCTTTTCTTTTTGCTTTCAGTTGTATAGGTATCTTCGCCTTCGCCACCCCAGATGCTGATGCTGATTTCCGGGTTCGCATCTCCCTCCAGCACAAACTGATCTTTGCCACCCAGACCGTAAAGAATAATGTTTTTTGTTTGCTTCGCGTTAAATGTCCTGTCATATAACAGCTGCTTTACTTCTTCATCCTTACTGGTTTTATACACCTGCACCTGTACTTCGTTTTTAGAAAGAACCTTAACAATAAAGCGTTCGTGTTTATCGCTGCCAACTATAAGGGCATCTTCAGCAAGTATATTAAAGTAATCCTGTGCTATCTCTTTTACATTATCCCTTCTGACTTTTAGTTTTTTTATGATGGGTTCGGCCGTTAAACTATAGATCGTATCCGGCATTTTTCTGAACGAGCTTTCGATTACCTGGTCAGTTAGGGCTGTTTTTACGCTGTCGGCAATTTCAAGCCAGTCCTCCTGACTTAGTTCTGATAAGATGAGGGCATCTAAATGACGGGCATTGTAGTTGAGTTTCTTAAGGTTGCCTACCCGCTTGCGGTATGTTCTGAAATGGGGCTTAAACTTTAGCCACCTTGTTATGTAGGGGATAGGCGCATCGTGCAGTTTATAGAACACATTGTCGCGGTCGCGGGGGACAGGACGATACGTATAGGCTTTTTCTTTTGGTTCCAGTTCGGCCCAGCGCCAGTTGTCTTCGTGGCGGCTCCAGTCACCTATCAGCATATCAAACAAGCGGGCGCGAAGGTAATTGCGGGCATCTATCCTGGTGTCGTTATCCGAGAGCCGTTCGGTTAACATAGATCGGGTGCTTTTTACCTTTTCTGCATTGCCCATCAGGGGGTTATCTTTCTGATTGCCATCCGGCCTCCGCTCCATCAAAACTATAGTTCCACCCACCTTATCCAGGTATTCGCCTAATTTGGGGTCGTGGGGTATGTAAACCAGTTCCGGGTCTGTGTGGTAGATGCCGACAGCTGTTGCCATGCCCGGTAAAGCAAGCGCCGCGAAAGGGTGTGTGGCGCTGGTGGCATCGCGTGCAATGTTGGCAATGTAGCTTTGCCGCCACCTCGGCGACAACGCTCCGGCAGGCTCCTTGTCTATAGAACGTAATACATATTCGGTACTGTCTTTGGTTTGCATGCGCAGGCTTATAGTTTGCCGGCTGCCACCCATTTTAAGCGGTTGCAAGCCTCCGTGGGCGGTGCTTATGTCCAGTACCCTGATGGTAACGGGGGTGTACCAGGCATTGCGGTAATGCCTGCCATATAAAAAGGTGTGCAGGGTGCCGCGCTTATAGTGTGCTCCGGCAGGTAAGGTTATAGTGCTGTCGGTGTAGCTGGTTACCAGTGCTGCGTTTGCAGGTGCCTGCGTAACCTGCCTAACCGAATGCGGATAGCGTTGACAACTGCCCGCCACCAGCATAAAAAGTAGCAGGGGTAGTATACGATGTACCTTAAAGGTTTTAATTATGGTAACAGTAGTTTTATAAGCCATTGTTATATGATAGCTTTCAGAAGACGCAACAGAATGCGCCCTTACAATTCTTTAATTCTTTAACTTCCAAACTTTTTAACTCCTAAAATCCTTCACGGTCAAATGCATGGACTCTAATGTCGCGGGTGGTTTTATCTTTTGTTTCGGGACCGGCTTCTATTTCTGTTCCACGGCTGGTGTCATATACCCAGGTCTTTTTGCCACCACGTTTTACTTTTGATTTGTCTTTTATTTCATCCTCGCCGCGGCCGCCAACTATAATCACCTTTATCCCTTTCTCTGCTTCTCCTTCTATCTCAAATTCATCGTCCCCGGCAAGGCCATATAGTTTGATCTCTTTGGTTTCGTTGCGTAAAAAAGTGCGTCTGAAAGTAATTACGTCATCTGATTTGCGGGTGATGGTAACTAGCGTTTCATCGTTGTTTAGGCGTTTTACTTTAAATTCATCTTCTGAGTCGGTGCCAACCACAAGCGGCTCTTTGGCGAGTATCTCATAAAACTCAGCGGCTGCTTCGCGCAATTTATCGCGGCGGTTACGGAGCTTTCGGGCGGTATTCTCGCCTTCCAGTTTATAAACAGCAGCCGGAAACTGTTTTACAGCATTTTCTATAACCTCATCTGTAAGTACCTTTTGCAGGGCAACAGCCACCGAATCGAATTGCTGACGCGTTACCTGTGCCAGGGCGCGCTTATCCAGGAACTCGGAGTTCATGGTCAGGGCATATACATCGTTAAACTCATCATCAAAAGACTCAAACTTACGGATCGCCCAGTTGCGGCTGAATATCCAGGGAATGATGCCGTCCTGGAAACGGTAGAAAACGTTGTCGCGGTCTTTGGGGATTGGTCTGTAAGTTGTATTGCTCCCTTTTTTATACTCGGCCCAGTCCCATTGCCCTTCGTGGCGGTCCCAGTCGTTCAGGAGCAGGTCGAGCAGGCGGGCTTTGGCAAAGGCTTGCTGGTCTATAAAATGGTTGTCTTCTTCAAAACGCCTGTTCAGCACATCTTCTGAGCCAACCAGGTCCACGGCATCTCCGAGAGCCGGTGTAAGGGCGTCTTTTCCGTCGTATTTCTCCTCCAGCATAAATACATTATCACTGAAGCGTTCGTTATGTTCGCCAAAAGTGTCGTCGTCGGGGCGCACGTAATAATAGGTAGGCGTTGCGTGCGGTATACCGGCGGCCCTGGCCAGCGGAGCTACAACCAACGCACCATACGGATTTATGGCTGAGGTCTGGTCGCGGAGAATATTGGCCACAAAAGTTTTGCGCCATAGTCCCGGCACTACGCCTACAGGGTCTTTATCGAGGGAGCGGAGCGCGTACGAAAAGCCTGAGCTGTCGGTAAGCGTCATGCTGGTTGTCTGAAAACCGCCTCCCAGTTTTTCAATTGTAAGACCTCCCTTAATTTTCGTCTTATCAAAAAGGGGCAGGGTTACCGGAGTTGTCCAGACAGGGCGGTAATGCGTTCCCCAGAACAGCCTGTGCAGGGCACCCCGTTTGTAATGTTTGCCAGCCTGCACCGTAACACTATCAAAAGCGTCCGGATTTTGGTGTAGTTGCTTGTAAACGACAGGGTCGGTAACGGGTGTTTCAGCGTAAAAATTCTTCCGGGCGCAGCCGCATATAAATATGAGTGCAAGCAGTGCCTGCAGGTATATCGGTTTCATAGGTAGTCAAGAATATAATCTTGACACTATCTAACGTAAATCAGATATAATGTTTTCAGGCGAAGCCAAACTATAGTTTAGCCAAAGGTGGTTTATAGTTAGGGAAGAGGCAGCTATAGTTGGTAGTTCTGAAGTGTTTAAGATTTATGGAATTGGTTAGAAACCAGAGAATTTGAATTTTAACCAGCAAAGAATCGGGCGAAAGTTTTAGTTGTTGGTGATACCACTAACAACGGCTCAAATTCCCGGGTATCCCATAAACACAACGCCTGCAACTATAGCATTGCAGGCCTTGTGTATGTACTGCCTAAGAACCTGTTTAGAGTTTTCAGAAAATCGATGCAAGATGCCCTAGCTGCGTGTTTTCACCAGCAAGTACTTTTGGGTAAAAGTATAGTTGTTGGTGAAAACACCAACAACGGCAGGTTGTAATACTATAGGAGGAAACCCTAAACAGCTTCTAACTATAGTTTACCGCTTTACAAACTCTACGCGGCGGTTGTTGGCTTTGGCCTCGGGGGTGCTGTTCTTATCAATCGGTTTGGTTTCTCCCATGCCTTTGGCTTCCAGGCGGTCCGCTTTAATGCCCTGCGCTACCAGGTGGGTTTTAACTGCTTCGGCACGTTGCTGGCTCAGTTTCTGGTTTGCGCTTTCGTCGCCGTCGCTGTCGGTGTGGCCCTCAACGGTAAATTTCAGGGTTGGCTGTTCTTCCATCAGTTTGGCTATGTCGGCCAGTGTGCCCGCAGATTCGGGACGTATGGTTGCCTGGTTTACATCGAATTTAATGCCGTAGGTTACTATTTTGCCATCGGCCATTACCTGGTCGTATAGTTTTTTGCCGCCTTCGGCTACCAGCACATTCTTCACCATCGAGTTGGCATCTATGCGTTTGTCTATTTCTATGCGCAGGCCCGTTGGTTTGCCCTGCACATTTGGTATGTTTATGAGGCGCTGGTTATCGAGGTACA
This genomic interval carries:
- the ubiE gene encoding bifunctional demethylmenaquinone methyltransferase/2-methoxy-6-polyprenyl-1,4-benzoquinol methylase UbiE; amino-acid sequence: MAVVPYKDQNGDKKSQVATMFNNIAGKYDFLNHFLSAGIDIIWRKKAVSLLAPIKPKQVLDIATGTADFAIETLRLNPDKITGVDISEGMLAVGREKLAKKGLTSKIELLYGDSENLPFGDNSFDAITVAFGVRNFENLEKGLAEMYRVLKPGGMAVVLEFSNPRSFPMKQLYHFYSRNILPMIGKFVSKDNAAYTYLPESVQAFPDGQAFLNIYEKVGFKSTKWHSLTFGISSIYTGRK
- the porT gene encoding type IX secretion/gliding motility protein PorT/SprT, yielding MFTLLALLLSAPALQAQKKLNTLNKPDYDQKLIHYGFYLAAPLTRYNIDHSQEYADQLAADPSGGEGTTNVNAKFSPGFYTGLVLNVRIADNLDARFVPGVGFYSRKIEFTNMPQETGEIQTVDKVISSTMVELPVLLKFKAKRRTNARMYLVGALSPA
- a CDS encoding SDR family NAD(P)-dependent oxidoreductase, translated to MFKIALVTGATSGIGRATAIALAKQGYQLIVTGRRKERLEELQQELEGVTTVLPLLFDVRNKEAVQFAIASLPEEWQQIDVLVNNAGNAHGLSPIQEGSLEDWDAMLDINVKGLLYVSHAVIPFMQKQGRGHIINIGSIAGKEVYANGNVYCASKFAVDALSKAMRIDLITTGIKVSEVNPGLVETEFSEVRFKGDKERAAGVYQGYQPLKAEDIADLIAFIVSRPVHVNLAEVMILPAAQASATVVNKNL